A stretch of DNA from Halictus rubicundus isolate RS-2024b chromosome 13, iyHalRubi1_principal, whole genome shotgun sequence:
CTAATTTTTatgacaaatgcataaaatccgccgtcgtCTATTCATTATCCTTGACACTCACAGTAATTTTATCTAATATCATTTCAGCCGGTTTGCCCTTCCTAGCAGGCGTTTTGTTCTGCACAACAGCCGCCTGCTGCTTCTCCTCGTCAGTCCCGTTCTTTTTGTCAGGCTTCTTCATGGCGTTTTGGGCCTCTATCCTCTTGCGATTGAGAAACGCCATACCATGCACTCTGAGGTGCTTGTCAACAGCAGCCTTGTCCTCGAATACGGCCATGCAGACGTGACACTGATTGGCTTCAATAGCTTTACCCTCGACATCGAGGTCGTCGATGCTGTCAGGCGCATAAGACGTATTCTTCGCCATGTAGGCTATGGGGTCATCAATCGCGTGGAACGCTTTCAGGTGCATCTGCAGACTTGGCGCAACCACAAAGTTATCTCCACATTCTAAACAGATCAGATACCTTCCTCTAATTCTGTGTGCTGTTGCGATATGCTCCCTCAGGTTCACCATGTCCGTGCACCTTTGGTCGCACTTCTTGCATCTGAAATTGCCTTCGCTGTCCTCCGCGGTTTCCTGGGTCACGCACAACCCGGTCCCAGCGAAACTGGCGGTTCGTccttcggaatactttttcggGGTCCAGCGTCGCCTCCTCTTCACATTTGTCGTCGCAGTTTCTGCCTTCCGCTTCCGGTTTCCTAGCAGATCCTTGTAGCCACCGTTTATGAAATCTGGTGACATTCGCACCAGCGCGGGGCTCACCGCAATCAGCTTACAGCACTGGGAGTGCTTCTTCTCGAAGTGGCTGCTCACCATAGACCACGAAGTGTTTATCAAGTCGTTACATAATGGGCACAAGAAGTTTAGGACCGTTTCCGTTGTCCTCGTCGGACCGTTTAAAGCCAGTCTCTGATAAAATTGTTTGCTGGTCTTCTGGCTGCGGGAGAACATCGTCACCCTGCCTGCCTTCGACGTCTGCGGTGACGTAGGGGCTCCTTCTTCTTCCAGAAAACGCTGGGGGATCCTGGCCAACGGAGGAGGCTTCGACAGGGACACCGGATTGTCTTCACACTCAACATCTGTCTGTTCATCTTCCTCCTGCGAGTCTGCTTTTGTCAACGAATCTACACCCGTTCCGCGACTCGTATCATCGATCCTTTTATTACAACCCGCTTCAGACTTCCTCTTCTGCGCTTTAGAACCAGACCCGACCTTCACGTGCTCGATCAGCACGTCCTCATCGTTGACCTTGATGATCTTCTCCTTCTTCGTCCCAGACTCCGCTGCAATTCCATTCATCGGTGACTCGGAACCTGATCGTTCAGCGATTGACCTAACTTCTAAGATCTTAGGCAGACTGTTATCAAAGTCTGTGAGCTTCGTGGCGTTCCGAAGAGCTCTAGGATACAGTCCAGACTCCTTGACAGGCAGATAACACTCAACTGATTCTTCTGTACCTCGCTCGAACACCTCGGAAGTGATCGTCCTAGTGTTGACAATCTTCGGCATCACCGTACCGTCTTCAGGTTTCTCGATCTTATGCGACATCGGCCTTTCCACGTAAGTAGCCGTCAGCTCGGGTGGCAAGATGTTCCACAGCACCTGGGGACTGATGATCTCGCAGAGCTGCGACAGATGCTCGTTCTGTAAATGTGACATGATCCTCTTCGCTTCGACGTGGAGGAACGCGCAGAAGGGGCAGGTGAACCAGATCAGTCTCTGCACCACCAGGTGCTTCTCCATGTGCAACATGTACTCCTCGCAGCGCACGATGCAGTGGCCTAATTTACAAAGAACCAGCCTTATAGGCTGACCAGGAACACTGGCATCAGGGTGCTTGGCCTTGTAATGCTTCTGATAATCAGGATACGTGGGTACAACGATGTTACATTTCTCGCAGGCGATCTTATGGTGACTGTGCATCACGGCGAAGTGTCTAGCCACGGTCTCCATGTCCCTGAAGCCGTCAATCTCGCAGATCTTGCAACCGAGCACGCGTTTCTTCAGCGGGTGGAAGCAGCTGGTCCACGTGTGCGCTTCCAACGAAGTGAACACCATGAACTTCCGGTAGCAGTCCGGACACAGGTACGGTTTCTCCTTATCGTGGAACGTTTGATGCGCCACGAACCTGGTCGAGTTGCCCTGATAAGTTTCGCACTTGTGGCAAACATGCCTGTAGCAGGAGCAGTAGATGTCGTTCTTCGCGGTCTTCGAAAACCCTGGCATATAAGACTCCGGCTTACGCGGTTTCTCGCAAGCTTTGCACAATGTCTTCACACCAGAACGATTATACTCCTCCTCCCATTCTTCTAATGGAAGATCCTTGACGCCTCCGTCGTCGATCTTATTATTGCATTTGTCCATGCACTGCTTCAGCACCAGCTGCAATATATTAACCCTCTTCAGGCTCTCCTTGACGACGCCTTCGGGAACAAAGTCCATTACCGCTCGGATCTCATCATTGAGCTGCTGCAAATGATTGTACCGCTTCTTCAGCTCCGCGTAGCTCAGATGGAAGAACTCGTTCAGCATCTCGTGCTTCGACTTAGTAATCATACCCGCGGAATCCACGATGGTATAGATCGGTTTCTGAGCGTGCGACTTCATGTCCAGGTACAGATTATCGTCTTCCCCCTTGTGGAACGACAGGGAACCGCCGGAGTCGCTGCAGTTGCGCTCCATCATGTTCTGGTCCACTTTACTGCTGGTATTAGCTGTCTCTGTTTTCTGTACACCCTTACAGCTAGGTAAAGAGATCTGTTTCGATTGTGTGTCGCAACTGGAGCTGCTTGACAGCTCTGAGGGCGAGGGAGAGGGTGTTAGAGGGGACACGTCGGCGTGAAGAGCGTTTACTCTGTCCGGGATCGACAGGCTATCCGATTCAGCTGATTTTAAAGGTATTAATGGTGGAATGCTGCACGTGGACTTCGACTGAGACGACTCGTGCGACTCCTTAGACAATTTGATCGCATTAGACTTGTTCTTCAAGGTCTTCACGGAACCTTGCGCCTGCTTGATGATGTACTTCGTGCCGTTGTGACAGATGATCTTGTTCTTCATCAACTGAGCCCGCTTCAGGGCTGGCTCCGCTTTCGTGGACTTTGTTGAGTCTTTATCAGATGATTCTAAGGTTAATGCATTGCTTTTTATACCGTTACCGCGGCTCCCGCCGGGAACCAGCTGGACTACCTTCTTCGAGGACGTCTCGTCTTTATTGTTGACGAGGATGGGCTTAGAGTCTTGCCCCAGAAGGTAGATCTTCTTGTTCCCGACAACATGAGACGGTAGCTGGTTAATGATCGTGTTGATGTCGATGTGTAAGGTGTTGTGGAACGTGACGTACTTCTGGCCGGAGTTCACCGTGACCACGGACGCGTTCTGCTTCAACTTCTCTAATTTAGCCTTGTCGGTCTTCGACGTACAAGAGGAAGCGTCAGGCAAAACCTTAGATAGTGGTTCAACTACCAATAAATTTTTCTCTGTGGTATTTTTACCCCCTTTTCCTACAGTATTGCTTTCAGTGATTAGTTTAATCGGCGTTGAGCATTTACTCGACCTGTCCGCTACAGTCCTGGTTGACTTTTTATTCGCAGGAGTTTTCGGGGAGTCCTTCGTGTCGAACCTAGGCGTGATCATGGTGTTTCCATAGGACATCACCATGTCGGACGAGATCGATTTCCACTGCGTCTCGGTCATTCTTTTGGACTTATTGATTACTAAGTTTGTCATGTGAGGGACGATCGAATAATTTCTATTCGGTCTCGTGGGACTCATGACCTGTTTTTTTGACAAATTATTTGTTGAACCTTCCGGCTCGAAATGGTTCGATGTGGGACCGCAGTCCACGAAGGCGATGTCGTTCATTGTACAAGGAGTGTCTTCGTTCTCGATCTCGTTATCGTCAGAAACAAATGTCGGAGTATCTACAGAGGGAGGgttctttattttctcagtGTTCTCTGGCGCATCCATGATCTCGATGCACTTGCTGTTCAAGTTGGGCACGGACTTGTTATTCAGAATGCAAATCTGCTCCTCCATTGGTATCTCTAATGGCTTGAAGTACTGCCGGCCTTTGTAATCTTTGAGGATCGATGCAATTAGATCGTGTTCGCTTTTCGACTTTTTACTCGTTATCTGCCACCAATTGCTGTCGACGTTCTCATTTTTCAGCCAGTCCATTATATGGACTTTCGTGATGAATGTGTGTTCCATAATAGCCTTGCATGTTGTATTAATTTCAGGATCCCAGTTCTGAGTCAAATTTGTCGGAATAGGCATTAACATGAGATCGCTCATGTTCACATTTGTAATCGAATGCGCTTTCACGTGCGCCAAGAATTGACACTGGTTGAAAAACAGTTGCACTGCTCCAACTTTATGGGTTTTGTGCAAGCCCTTGTTTCTCAAATATGTACGCTTCTCGCGTTCTAATTTGGAGCACGCAGAGCACATTGAACCATCCTTGGTATCGTGCGTGCAGACTGTCACGAAGCAGTGTTGACACCAGTATCCCAGTATCCAGCTTTTTCGTGCACTGTGGTCCTCCAAACTACTTCGGAAATGGAAGCTGGAACAAAATGAGATTTTTAGAAAGGATGAAAAGGTATAttaaattaacactaggttcacggaacaCTGAAAATTGTCTAATTTTAGCCAAACTTTTAGTAGCAAGACATTGTCGAATGCAATGTTCTCCATTTTtctcagatttttttttataaagtgtATAATATTGTCAGTGTAcaatattgaacatttctatattCAGAGAAACAATGTACATAACCAAAAGTTCAATTCAGAATTATAGAATTTGTGAGCACATGCTAAATGTCAATATACATAAGCAACTATCAATAATCCCGATTAGTGCAGGCAGTAAGGCCTCCGAAACCACTTTTAACAAAGATCATTTTTTACAAACTCAATCAAAtcataaatgaaaaaaaattagaGTTTGTCATTTAAACACgtcccgcaaacctagtgttaatcagaTTTGTTTAGACGACTTACCGATCTTTGCATTGTGGACACATGTACAGAGTGCCTGACTCTGTATCATGATTATTTAAAGATGGGGGTGGTTCTGGTGGCACGTATGGGGGTGTCCGTATCATGAACACAGCATTTCTCACTGCTGCATAATACTGAACACCCCACCTAGTTTtcggtcctctatcctttcgtagcCTTGGCATGAGATTCTGTTTATTACATGTCACTGTACCCCACAGATATGATCCATTAGAATTTATTTGGAGCTTTGAAACTCGTGGTTGATCCAATGCTTCGGTGTAGAACTATTAATGTTATTGCAGAAACATTTAGAATCTGTTCAGAGGCAATGGATATGCACTATTATATCTAGTGATATACCATGTCCACTACAAGGTTTTATCATGTATTTTTTCATAGCACACAATCAACCTGGTGCACCACTTAAAATCAGACAACACCATGAAAGATTAACCACATTTGTCCCAGGGGGCCTCACTATGAATTATTTCTGTTGTACGTCTCTTTGCAAACATCCAGTACATTAATTAAAGTCAGCACATTGTTATATATCAGAAAACCACCATATTCAGCCATGATATGTTTTGCTGTTTCCAACTTGTTGGTAAAACAGGAACGTACAGAGCTGCCATCGCGGTAAACGGCGGAAGTAATCCAACTTAAGAAATCCAAAAACTATTGCACACCAGAATGAATAATGAATGTTTACAATAATTTACACGAGATTGTTCCttattttacaaattaaatCTTGTCACTTTATACTGTCACAGTTATTTTCAGCAACTATGAGTGGTATTGATGGATATCTTGCACAACTGCAGGCTCTCAGATCACTATGGAATAGCCATCTTCCTTGATATAGAAACCTGGAAACATATGTATAAATTATACTTGAGAATATAAAACTACATATATTATTCTATTACATTTTATGAAATTGCATTCTACTTTATTAACTTGGAATGTTTATagtttattatacatatattatttccTTAAATAGTTCAAATCTTACAGTACAAGGTCAACCATATAATTGATATGATAACTGTTAATATATGGTTGCTTGGATACATATTCATAattagatctttatgcaaaataaaaattgtccaaatcaaTTGCAGGCAACCAAAggttaataaaaatgtattttgtcTTTTAATCAtcttaaaaagttgaaaatagtataataGTATCCTTATAGAttcttttaatatattttcagttttgtatttggcctattcatttttgtcataaatgcataaaatccgtagtctattcATAATGCTAACTACAAAGTTTTTGCAGTAAACCCTTAATGCAAGAACGTTCTAAAATCATTATCTGACTTCaatgtatataaaaaatgcAGTGTCAAATAAAATCAAAGCTTTTCTACAATATCAAACAATAAAAGTTGAGGATTACACTTAAATCAAACAAGGAATCAATAAGATCTTGCAATGAAAGAATGAAATAATATAGTTCTAAAGGTATAAAACTGATTTTACTTGTTGCAACCATCGAACAGAATGTGTGAATTAAATAACAGGCTTAGAAAAACCTTTGACACATATATGCTTCTGTATGCATCCATTGCTTTCTGTACTGTTTGACAGAACTAATTAAGCGTTCATAGCAAAATTAATTACTATATAACTCAGCAGATTTCTTACAATAAGTATATTTCCTCCAGGATGCACCTTGGTAAGCTTTTACTTGATATATTCAGCCCTTAGCTTATTTTTCATAGAGCGCACAAgctataaaatgaaaaatttgataTATGTGATAAAGCAACATGCAACAATAATATAAGTCACAAACAGACTATGCACATAGATAGTATACATACACAAACTTGATACATAAATGATGAGTTAACAAGTAGAACATGGTatacaattaatataaaaattttattgctaCAGAATGATCATGTAAGATGTAACAAGTGTGcacaatatatacatacatgtattaAATTATGTAACTTCAACACACAGATAAGTCTGTGGTAGAAATTAATTAATGGAGACCTACTGGAAATTATTATCCACGAAGTTGAGAACCTCTGGCCAAGCATTCTCATGCTAGGGAATATTCGTGGAAATCACTAGACTTGGCATTGCCAATATATTGATATTACAAACACCAAAatgtatttgaaaaaattcaaccAATTGTAGTGGGAGAGAAAATCACTATCAAAGCAGACTGTGAGAAGAAAAGGTAGGTTGCGCAATTTGGCAAGATGCCGTTTCATGAATTTAATCAAGTTACTGGTCGTTTAAAACAATCCGCAAATACTCAACCTCTTTATCCAGTAGTAAGTAATGGTTCCAACAAATTAATTATATAACGTTACAATAAATCATGTGACTTTGCAAGTAACCATTTATAATAACAACGCAAACTCAATACTGGAATACTGCATTTTTGTAATAGTTTGTAATCCGATTTCTTATCCACATTTTATAACATAATCTTCAATAAGATGACAAGAACTCGATCGTTAAGTATGTCTATTTAGTCATAATGTCAAAGAATTTCATGCTAAATGGATGTTTATGTAATACATGATGTATAAGAAAGTTATGGCAGTGCTGTGTCTTATTAGAGCATGATTAAAAGTTGGGTATTTCTATTGCAGAGTCCTCGTCCGGTGCAAAGCACAGAAGTAGATATGATGTTCGACTCAGTAAAAACTAAGCCGGTGAAGGTACGGTCGCCTATCACAGCCGGACTTTCTACGCTGAGCCCAAAGTTGGCAGAAGTTTTCAGGAAGTATCAGGTATAAATACATATTTGTTATGTTAAAATAGCGTAGGGCCTTGTTATTATATACTTAGTAATTTATCAATGGAAGATTCGGTaactaaatatatttcttttacagATTGATTTGGAGAGACCTGTTTACATTATAGCAGGTAGAAAAGACAAGCTTCTGTATGCTCTCACAGTTGCAGGGCTTACTGCAGGTTTTGCGGCTACTATGGGCGGTATATTAACTAGGAGCAAGTAAAAATCTGAAATAAAATTGTGACAGATGCATCTAgaccaatttttgtagaaaatatattgtaatataAATGAACGCCCATTCACAATATAACTATAAAAACTACTGTGTTTTATTCTACCCTCAATTGTTCTCCAATTGTCTTTGTCCAAAAgatttcattttcattagataTAGATCAAGTTGTTGTATGTTACCACCAGGTGGCAGTAGTGTTTTTTTTTGTCAGAAAGCATAAGAAAGTGCAACATACTGCACTTGTCACGCTGAGTTGTCATGTTTGATAACAATTTATAGAAAGGACCAAGAATCATCGGATGTCGGATATAAATCATTTAAAATGGATGACAATTCAGCTCCTGTTATTGCATTTCATCCCATTATCTCTTCAATACAAAAAATTGCACTTTATGAAACCAAATCTGTAAGTTTACTGTGCAAACAATTATTGATATAGTAGCAGAAGATTGAATGAACTATAAACTACTGGcattaaatgtttttaatgagAGAATGTGATTTGCTTTGCAGAGATTTTATCTGATGGGATCAAACAACACACTAACACGTTTTAGAGTGTTAAAGATAGATCGTATGGAACCGAAAGAACTGGTTGTTGTAGATGATAAAAGGGAGTACACTCAGGATGAAATAAGCGATCTTGTGAAAATGATAGACATGGGAAACCGTACGCGTGCTGGACAAAGAAACAATGTCGGTGGTGTTGCAAGAGTTGTTTCAGCTTTTGGTATTGTTGGTAAGCAACTTGGACCTCTTCTTTGCAATTTTCCATTCATTACAATCACTTGGAGCATGTTTGTGCTTTTATTATATATGCTATTCCCACATTTTAATTATCAGTTGCATTCGCATACACGTATGCAAAAAATTGCGAAGAGTACACAATTTTATATATGTAAAtgtttcattaatttattaGCATAGAATATTTGCCCCAAAGATCGAGATTCACAATTTTGCATGTTGTTCACTGTTTCGCTGcatgtaaagaaaaaaaaataaatgtactCCAGCATTAGATACAAATCATCCCATATATATTAATAACAATGAAATGAAGGTACtggtaaaatcattaaaaaaaatcttGCATTGCTTATTTATATTTGCTTGCTAACAAAGGCAGCAATTACAAAGAATCCACACCTGATAACGGTGTGTCAGAAGAGTCTGAGCACCAAGAATCTCAAAAGCCGCTGCACAAACCGACTCAAACTAAATTTACCTGGAAAACAATGTGGCAGAGAGACAGTTTTCCTCGACTAGTGCCAGCTTTCGGCCTTCTTGGTAAGGGCTATTGAGCTTAATATTCAAACAACTAACATTTTATATGGAGTACTTCCAATAAGACGTCACATGGTTCAATTCTTTCAAAGGGTATACATACTTTTCATTCGCAAAAGTATTCAGTTACAAGTACACCTGTTTCGTTATCTCTATGAAATTGGTATACAGAGAAAATAGCGTAATAAAAACATGGCTTTAATATGCTAATGGTCATCCAATGAAATATTTaagtaaatattataaattacatacattttATTTGATATTAAGGACACAAATATTCCAAAAGCAagtcatatacagggtggagcgAAATCGAAGCTATTCTGCGTAAAAAAAATGagtaaacaattttatataaaaatttttccCCTATTTTTCCATGTTGAATCGTCTTCGGTTTATTTCTGCACCACCCCGTATATTTTAGCATGGTATAACATAATATTTGCACGCgattttatttgcaaatatGGCCTTAAGCATGTTATATGAACTGTGTATTAGATATTATATATGAAAccatatttctgtatttttttccGTATTCGTTAGGATACTTTTAAATCGTTCATCATTTTGCAATAGgttttgtacgatttttggAAGGATACTATATAATCCTGGTGACCAAACGACGCAAAGTCGCCGTGATTGGACACCACACAAtctataaaatagaggatacatCAATGATCTATGTTCCAAACGATACAGTGCGCATTTTCCACCCTGACGAGCAAAGATACGTAAAAATGTTCCAAAGTATTGATCTCCGCAGCAACTTTTATTTCAGTTATTCCTACGATTTAACGCACACTTTGCAATACAATATGAGTACTCCAAAGCATATTAAATCGAACATGCCAAATGATTCTGATGGCGGTACGAATCAGACGATAAACGACGAGGTCGAGGATGCAGGAGACTTTTTTAATATGTGGGCGGTTCGAAAGAATTATCAGCACAGTAGGTGGGTAACAATAGGCTTTTAAGAATTATGACACATTTAAAAGaatgttaataatttctttctgAATAACAATCCCCGAGAATTGATTGAACATGGTAATTAAGAAATGTCCTGGCAAAATCAGTGCGTTGGAGGAATTATGCTCTGTTCAAACATGTTGGAATATTGATAAAGTTACCAGAAAAAAGATATGATTGAGAGTCTGTAGAATCATTCCTATAGCTTCTTCGATTGAAGCGGAAAAACTTCGGAAAGTTGAAAACGCATGCTCttcttcaaaattaaatttcttaaaaCTTGAGAGTGGTGGAGAAAAACGACTTACGAAGTTAAATTTAAGGATTGACTTAAAAAATagctaattaatatttttaacagcacCGAGAAGTACGTCGATTATGGCATACGAAATAATCCTCACCGTCGATTCGTGTGGAACTCTCACCTTCTGAAGCCAGTGGAGAAAGATTTGCATCGCGATTGGATCTTGTACATCATACACGGTTTCATTGGGCAATCGAATGTTAGTATTTTTGGCAGGTCCATGTACGTGAGTGTCATTGCCAGGAGGAGCAACAAATACGCCGGTACAAGATTTTTAAAACGGGGCGCGAACTTCGACGTAAGTGCAATTGCATTCGTTAAACCATGCGATGGCGCGGTGATAATTTATGCTGGGCTGATTATAACCGGTGATTTACTCATTGCGGGGTCGGTAGCGGTAATCGTCCAAGTCTGATTGtctgaattaaattttttaaattaagggAGACGTCGCCAACGAGGTGGAAACAGAGCAGATTGTTCATGACTCCGGAGTGAGTTCTTTGATCAAGGGACGGTTCAGCTCTTTCGTTCAGATGAGGGGATCCGTTCCTGGTCATTGGAGCCAGGATGTTAGCAAAATTGTCCCTAAGCCTACAATTACCTGTGATTTGGCTGACCCTTACGTGGAAACTGctggtaaaattattaaaatattccttGTTGTATTTTCACACGAAATCAGGTTCATTTAATAAATCTTCAATTGTTAATAAGTCACCTCGGTGCCCATAGGTAaagtattaatatttaattgactCCAGGCGCACATTTCAATCAACTCTTGAAAAGATATGGCTCCCCGATCATAATTCTCAACCTCGTTAAAAAACGCGAGAAGAAAAAGCACGAGAGTACGCTGAGCGAAGAACTGTGCATGGCTGTGAAGTACCTGAACCAATTTTTGCCTCCGGAACACCATATTCAATATATAAGCTTCGATATGGCCCGAATGAATAAAAGGTGCACCTAAAATCACATCATACTAAACAATTGAACAAGGAATAATTCTATTTTaaacgaaatcaattttttcaggAAAAAAGTAAATGTAATGGCTCGTCTAGCGAACATAGCACACACTGCAGTTCTAAAAACTGGTATCTTCCAGTCACAGAAGCCATACTATAGTCAAGAAAACTTATTCTCTCCGCAAtccaataaaaaactgaataaaataaattcgagCACGTTTTCGTCGCTCAGTTCCTACAATATTCGAAGTTCCATAGGCTCGGCAGCTGACAGTGTCAGTAACTCGTCCACGAATGGTAACATTGATTATAAATCGACAATGGAACGCAGTGCAGAGTTGAGTCAATTAGAGAAAAAAGTGAGACAATGTTTTGGACTAAAAGGCACACAACAAACCGGCATAATCAGGACAAATTGCGTGGACTGTTTGGATCGCACGAATACCGCGCAATTCGCGATAGGAAAATGTGCCTTAGGATTTCAATTATGTGCTCTAGGCGTTTTAGAGTCCCCAAAATTGGAGTTTGACTCTGATTGCGTTAGGATGCTGGAAGAACTGTACGAGGATCATGGAGATACTTTAGCGTTGCAATATGGTGGTTCCCAATTGGTTCACAGGATAAAAACATAcaggtaaaaaatattttttcatttaggACTATTGAAATATTCTCgtcatttttacaaagtaatgtaaaatgagaatgttttaCTGTTATTTAGGAAGACTGCTCCCTGGACCAGTCAGGGCAATGACATAATGCAGACCTTGAGCAGATATTATAGTAACACATTCAGCGATCAAGAAAAGCAACATACCATCAATTTGTTTCTAggtaaattaaaattgtaaaaatttgtacGGAAGGGAAATGTTCGATTGAAACATGTATAAATAATTGGGATAGGTTTGTTCATACCTGAGGAAGGGAAACCGCCGATTTGGGAGCTTGTTACCGATTACTATCTTCATCATAAACCAGCCTGCCAATACACTCGCAGGACAAAGCTGCTAACACAGTGGTGGGACACCAACGTGTTAAAATGTCTTCCGTACGCGTTGAACGAAGTAACAAAAGCCTGTACAGAAATAATACAAGTACAGAATTCGGTGGAGGAGATGATTGACGTTTACTACGACTACCATAggtattgtaaatattttatcgcgttaaaaaatattttaacggtCATGTTAGATACAGAAAAGAATTCTTTCCAGGCCTTACGAGCTGTCCGTCTTCTCTGAGGTTTTCGCGTATAAAATCAGTCATTCTGTTAGAGAATTTATGCCGCATTTTACGACAAACTTTAGCCCGTTCACTGTTCGAGTGCGACccggaagaagaagagaagagacCGGTAATAAAAACCTGAATATGAAGAATCCGTCCATGACTGGACAGAGTAGCACTAGTAGCACAACTTCTAGTGCAAGGTATAGTCAATTTATCATTCTAACTCGTATGCAATTATGCAGTGAATCatttaaaacgaaaaaatgtttaaatgtagaagaaaagcaattt
This window harbors:
- the Fig4 gene encoding polyphosphoinositide phosphatase FIG4 isoform X3; this encodes MWQRDSFPRLVPAFGLLGFVRFLEGYYIILVTKRRKVAVIGHHTIYKIEDTSMIYVPNDTVRIFHPDEQRYVKMFQSIDLRSNFYFSYSYDLTHTLQYNMSTPKHIKSNMPNDSDGGTNQTINDEVEDAGDFFNMWAVRKNYQHSSTEKYVDYGIRNNPHRRFVWNSHLLKPVEKDLHRDWILYIIHGFIGQSNVSIFGRSMYVSVIARRSNKYAGTRFLKRGANFDGDVANEVETEQIVHDSGVSSLIKGRFSSFVQMRGSVPGHWSQDVSKIVPKPTITCDLADPYVETAGAHFNQLLKRYGSPIIILNLVKKREKKKHESTLSEELCMAVKYLNQFLPPEHHIQYISFDMARMNKRKKVNVMARLANIAHTAVLKTGIFQSQKPYYSQENLFSPQSNKKLNKINSSTFSSLSSYNIRSSIGSAADSVSNSSTNGNIDYKSTMERSAELSQLEKKVRQCFGLKGTQQTGIIRTNCVDCLDRTNTAQFAIGKCALGFQLCALGVLESPKLEFDSDCVRMLEELYEDHGDTLALQYGGSQLVHRIKTYRKTAPWTSQGNDIMQTLSRYYSNTFSDQEKQHTINLFLGLFIPEEGKPPIWELVTDYYLHHKPACQYTRRTKLLTQWWDTNVLKCLPYALNEVTKACTEIIQVQNSVEEMIDVYYDYHRPYELSVFSEVFAYKISHSVREFMPHFTTNFSPFTVRVRPGRRREETGNKNLNMKNPSMTGQSSTSSTTSSASSTEDSSSDDDDSHQHTNDSQLISSKESSELISFESLFPSMKEVYGTQPDYPKRTDVVLYKKFVLIGRNATCSLDNTKLRSKLLQQASFLETTTPVIALPTVKECSINIYEQYVKRASAGGSIPSLNDTSLYESYAKQLRKPSICTS